The following are encoded in a window of Sminthopsis crassicaudata isolate SCR6 chromosome 3, ASM4859323v1, whole genome shotgun sequence genomic DNA:
- the WSCD1 gene encoding LOW QUALITY PROTEIN: sialate:O-sulfotransferase 1 (The sequence of the model RefSeq protein was modified relative to this genomic sequence to represent the inferred CDS: inserted 2 bases in 1 codon) has product MAKPFFRLQKLLRRTQVLLFAVTAAYLMAGSLLLLQRSRPPAPAPAAGPADGGPRPLLGGPEPGPGPRWLTARNSELRQLRRRRFRHLGSDREGARGAGAGAXPKALKEAADSQGSYMGCFVDSVQDRTLKGAVFYDLRKMTVANCQEACAERSYIYAGLQYGTECYCGNRLPKRSSKAEECNRECRGEKGSICGGLNRLSIYHVGGLSLSSAKRRTVTYRGCFRVPRNLTDTLANSLTQPNLTVEMCSQLCSNKEFPLAVIRGPECFCGYPTPKFSLHDAVDSSLCSWGPETPGWGDYCVVYQTPIQDTRCTDRRFLPSKAKVFVALSSFPGAGNTWARHLIEHATGFYTGSYYFDGALYNKGFKGEKDHWRSRRTICVKTHESGKREIEMFDAAILLIRNPYRSLMAEFNRKCAGHLGYATDRNWKSQEWPDFVNSYASWWSSHVLDWLKYGKRLLVVHYEDLRRSLLPKLREMVAFLNVSVTEERLLCVESNREGSFRRLGGQPREPEQAFTAEMRELIDGYIRTVDRALRERNWTGLPSEYVPR; this is encoded by the exons ATGGCCAAACCCTTCTTCAGGCTGCAGAAGCTGCTCCGGCGCACCCAGGTCCTGCTCTTCGCCGTCACGGCCGCCTACCTGATGGCGGGAAGCCTCCTGCTCCTGCAGCGATCCCGGCCGCCCGCCCCGGCCCCGGCCGCGGGCCCCGCGGACGGCGGCCCCCGGCCGCTCCTGGGGGGGCCCGAGCCCGGCCCGGGGCCCCGCTGGCTCACGGCCCGCAACTCGGAGCTCCGGCAGCTCCGGCGCCGCAGGTTCCGCCACCTCGGCAGCGACCGGGAAGGAGCCCGGGGCGCGGGGGCCGGCGC CCCCAAGGCCCTGAAGGAGGCCGCCGACAGCCAAG GCTCCTACATGGGCTGCTTCGTTGACAGTGTCCAGGACAGGACTCTGAAGGGAGCTGTGTTCTATGACTTGAGGAAGATGACGGTGGCTAACTGTCAGGAAGCCTGTGCTGAGCG GTCCTACATCTACGCAGGCCTCCAGTACGGCACCGAGTGCTACTGTGGGAACCGGCTCCCCAAGAGGAGCTCCAAGGCGGAGGAGTGCAACCGGGAGTGTCGCGGGGAGAAGGGCTCCATCTGCGGGGGGCTCAACCGGCTCTCCATCTACCACGTCGGGGGGCTCTCGCTCAGCTCCGCCAAAC GAAGGACGGTCACCTACCGGGGATGTTTCCGAGTGCCCAGGAACCTCACTGACACCTTGGCCAACTCCTTAACCCAGCCCAACCTGACTGTGGAGATGTGCTCACAGCTTTGCTCCAATAAA GAGTTCCCGCTGGCCGTGATCAGGGGCCCCGAGTGCTTTTGTGGCTACCCCACCCCGAAGTTCAGCCTGCATGATGCGGTGGACAGCTCTCTGTGCTCCTGGGGCCCTGAGACCCCGGGCTGGGGGGATTACTGTGTGGTCTACCAGACGCCCATCCAAG ACACTCGGTGCACTGACAGGCGCTTCTTGCCCAGCAAAGCTAAGGTCTTCGTGGCGCTGTCCAGCTTCCCGGGGGCCGGCAACACGTGGGCGCGCCACCTCATCGAGCACGCCACGGGCTTCTACACGGGCAGCTACTACTTTGATGGCGCGCTCTATAACAAAG GTTTTAAAGGGGAGAAAGACCACTGGAGGAGTCGAAGGACCATCTGTGTGAAGACCCACGAGAGCGGGAAGAGAGAGATCGAGATGTTCGATGCCGCCATTCTGCTCATACGGAACCCGTACAGGTCACTCATGGCGGAGTTCAACCGGAAGTGTGCCGGCCACTTGGGATACGCCACAGACAGGAACTGGAAGAGCCAAG AGTGGCCCGACTTCGTCAACAGCTACGCCTCCTGGTGGTCGTCCCACGTCCTGGACTGGCTCAAGTACGGCAAGCGGCTCTTGGTCGTCCACTACGAGGACCTGCGCCGGAGCCTCCTCCCCAAGCTCAGGGAGATGGTGGCCTTCCTGAACGTGTCGGTGACGGAGGAGCGGCTCCTGTGCGTGGAGAGCAACAGGGAGGGGAGCTTCCGCAGGCTGGGCGGGCAGCCGCGAGAGCCCGAGCAAGCCTTCACGGCCGAGATGAGGGAGCTCATCGACGGCTACATTCGGACTGTGGACCGGGCCCTGCGGGAGAGGAACTGGACCGGCCTGCCCAGCGAGTACGTGCCCAGATGA